The Pseudochaenichthys georgianus chromosome 8, fPseGeo1.2, whole genome shotgun sequence genome has a segment encoding these proteins:
- the psmg3 gene encoding proteasome assembly chaperone 3: MSSAQPVIKSKQSVKEVNGISTQVVCTEFSNYIFVVLTQYGKMGTLISVTPDSRSNDISTPSFSTKVLLGKDEPLTHVCAKNLATFVSQEAGNRPVLLGLALKDSSIDSIKQMKEIVKSCQVW, translated from the exons ATGTCTTCTGCTCAGCCGGTCATCAAATCGAAACAGTCGGTGAAAGAAGTAAATGGAATTTCAACGCAGGTCGTCTGTACAGAGTTCAGTAATTACATATTCGTAGTACTTACTCAGTACGGTAAAATGGGGACATTGATATCTGTCACACCTGACTCCAGATCTAATGACATCAGCACCCCGTCGTTCTCCACCAAAGTACTGCTGGGCAAAGACGAG CCTCTTACTCATGTCTGTGCCAAAAACCTGGCCACTTTTGTGTCACAAGAAGCCGGCAACAGGCCTGTTTTACTGGGACTGGCGCTCAAGGATTCCTCCATAGATTCAATAAAACAAATGAAAGAGATTGTCAAAAGTTGCCAAGTCTGGTAG